In one window of Lynx canadensis isolate LIC74 chromosome A3, mLynCan4.pri.v2, whole genome shotgun sequence DNA:
- the PDCL3 gene encoding phosducin-like protein 3: MQDPNADTEWNDILRKKGILPSKESLKDLEKEAEEEEQRVLQQSVVKTYEDMTLEELEENEDEFNEEDERAIEMYRQQRLAEWKATQLKNKFGEVLEISGKDYVQEVTKAGEGLWVILHLYKQGIPLCALINQHFSGLARKFPDVKFIKAISTTCIPNYPDRNLPTIFVYLEGDIKAQFIGPLVFGGMNLTIDELEWKLSESGAIKTDLEENPKKPIEDTLLSSVRCSIPTRRNSDSEDD, translated from the exons ATGCAG GACCCCAATGCAGACACTGAGTGGAATGACATCTTACGCAAAAAGGGCATCTTGCCCTCAAAGGAAAGTTTGAAAGACCtggaaaaggaggcagaagaggaggaacAGCGAGTCCTTCAGCAGTCAGTTG tgaaaacatatgaagaTATGACTTTGGAAGagctggaagaaaatgaagacgAGTTTAATGAGGAAGATGAACGTGCTATTGAAATGTACAG GCAGCAAAGACTGGCTGAGTGGAAAGCAACTCAACTAAAGAATAAATTTGGAGAAGTTTTGGAGATCTCAGGAAAGGATTATGTTCAAGAAGTTACTAAAGCCGGTGAGGGCTTGTGGGTAATCTTGCACCTTTACAAACAAGG GATTCCCCTCTGTGCCCTCATAAATCAGCACTTCAGTGGACTTGCCAGGAAGTTTCCTGATGTCAAATTTATCAAAGCCATTTCAACAACCTGCATACCTAATTATCCTGATAGGAATCTGCCTACGATATTTGTTTACCTTGAAGGAGATATCAAGGCTCAATTTATTGGACCTCTGGTGTTTGGTGGCATGAACCTGACAATAGATG AGTTGGAGTGGAAACTGTCAGAATCTGGAGCAATCAAGACAGATCTGGAGGAAAACCCTAAGAAACCAATTGAAGACACTTTGCTATCCTCGGTGCGGTGCTCTATCCCCACAAGAAGGAACAGTGATTCTGAGGATGACTAA